The following are encoded together in the Janthinobacterium sp. Marseille genome:
- a CDS encoding RluA family pseudouridine synthase: MKDLAIFSGKEAQTLSPSRSSQVHSQVPAQVQLVTINDEDAGQRIDNFLLRICKGVPKSHIYRVLRSGEVRVNKGRIDQTYRLVEGDIVRIPPIRIAEKAPSTAPGAEFKILLEDNHLLVIDKPAGVAVHGGSGVSYGVIEQLRAARPDAKFLELVHRLDRDTSGVLVLAKKRSALTNLHEQIRGGEPDKRYLVLVHGDWKNARQHIKLPLHKYTTPEGERRVRVQADGMESHTVFNLIQRYGPFSLLEAELKTGRTHQIRVHLASSGFAIAGDDKYGDFALNRDLQKADGERVALKRMFLHAHQITFIHPESGKPVTLNAPLPPECERFLKSLKKTAN, from the coding sequence ATGAAGGACTTAGCGATATTTTCTGGGAAAGAGGCTCAAACCCTATCGCCCTCCCGGTCATCACAGGTCCATTCTCAAGTTCCGGCACAAGTCCAGCTTGTCACGATCAATGATGAAGACGCTGGGCAGCGGATAGATAACTTTTTGTTGCGTATTTGTAAAGGCGTACCAAAAAGCCATATCTATCGTGTGCTGCGCTCCGGAGAGGTGCGCGTCAATAAAGGTCGCATAGATCAAACCTATCGTCTGGTCGAAGGCGATATCGTGCGCATCCCGCCCATCCGGATTGCCGAAAAAGCACCATCCACCGCGCCGGGCGCCGAATTCAAAATATTGCTTGAAGACAATCATTTGCTCGTCATCGATAAGCCGGCCGGCGTTGCCGTGCATGGTGGCTCCGGTGTCAGCTATGGCGTGATCGAACAATTGCGGGCGGCGCGTCCGGATGCAAAGTTCCTTGAACTGGTACACAGGCTGGACCGCGATACCTCGGGCGTCCTGGTGCTGGCGAAGAAACGCTCGGCGTTGACAAATTTGCATGAGCAAATCCGCGGCGGCGAACCTGACAAGCGTTATCTGGTGCTGGTGCATGGTGACTGGAAGAATGCGCGCCAGCACATTAAGCTCCCCCTGCATAAATATACGACGCCGGAAGGCGAGCGCCGCGTGCGCGTGCAGGCTGATGGCATGGAGTCGCACACGGTGTTCAACCTGATCCAGCGCTATGGTCCGTTTTCCCTGTTGGAAGCTGAACTGAAAACTGGTCGCACGCACCAGATCCGTGTGCACCTGGCGTCAAGCGGTTTTGCGATTGCCGGTGATGATAAATATGGCGATTTCGCGCTGAACCGTGACTTGCAAAAAGCCGATGGCGAGCGCGTGGCCTTGAAACGCATGTTTTTGCACGCACATCAGATTACATTCATCCATCCGGAAAGCGGCAAGCCTGTGACCCTGAACGCACCTTTGCCGCCGGAATGTGAGCGCTTCCTGAAGAGTTTGAAGAAGACCGCTAATTAA
- a CDS encoding HAD-IIIA family hydrolase, with protein MARKQFDLIVFDWDGTLMDSTAVIVNCIQAAAKDLGLPIPGEKAAAHVIGLSLQKAMEAALPGIDPKYYPRMVERYRYHYLNQDGGLTLFKGVREMLEDLSQQGYFLAVATGKSRVGLNRALDVSKLLSLFDATRCADETFSKPHPAMLQELTRELGQDMKRTVMVGDTTHDLLLAQNAGAAGVAVHYGAHTPAELTALNPLYSATSVPELHSWLNENG; from the coding sequence ATGGCAAGAAAGCAATTTGATCTCATCGTTTTCGATTGGGATGGCACTTTGATGGATAGCACCGCAGTCATCGTCAACTGTATACAAGCAGCAGCCAAAGACCTGGGATTACCGATCCCGGGCGAAAAAGCCGCCGCGCATGTGATAGGCCTGAGTTTGCAAAAAGCGATGGAAGCGGCGTTGCCGGGCATCGATCCCAAATATTACCCACGCATGGTTGAGCGTTACCGCTATCACTATTTAAATCAGGATGGCGGCCTGACCCTTTTCAAGGGCGTGCGCGAGATGCTGGAAGATTTGTCGCAGCAGGGCTACTTCCTGGCGGTGGCAACCGGTAAAAGCCGGGTCGGCCTGAATCGCGCGCTGGATGTTTCCAAGCTGCTGTCGCTGTTCGATGCGACCCGTTGTGCCGATGAAACCTTTTCCAAGCCGCATCCGGCGATGTTGCAGGAACTGACGCGCGAATTGGGCCAGGATATGAAGCGCACCGTGATGGTGGGCGATACCACGCACGATTTGTTGTTGGCGCAAAATGCCGGCGCGGCCGGTGTGGCCGTGCATTACGGTGCGCATACCCCGGCCGAACTGACGGCACTCAACCCACTGTATTCAGCAACTTCAGTGCCTGAGCTGCATAGCTGGCTCAATGAAAACGGATAA
- a CDS encoding Rieske 2Fe-2S domain-containing protein, with product MTDILICDSAALEDGGTGVRFPLTAGGEDATGFVVRYNGVVYGYLNRCAHIPIELDWNNGEFFETEGRYLICSTHGAIYLPETGRCAGGPCRGGRLRTIVVTEKDNQVFWQADEFVRPARA from the coding sequence ATTACCGACATCCTGATCTGTGACTCGGCGGCCCTGGAAGACGGCGGCACGGGAGTGCGCTTCCCGCTGACGGCAGGTGGCGAAGATGCGACCGGTTTTGTGGTGCGCTATAACGGTGTGGTCTATGGTTACTTGAATCGTTGCGCGCATATCCCGATCGAGCTGGACTGGAATAACGGCGAATTTTTCGAGACGGAAGGGCGCTACCTGATTTGCTCCACGCATGGCGCGATTTACCTGCCGGAAACCGGTCGCTGTGCGGGTGGCCCTTGCCGCGGCGGACGCCTGCGTACAATTGTCGTCACCGAAAAAGATAATCAGGTATTCTGGCAGGCAGACGAATTCGTAAGACCCGCGCGCGCATAA
- a CDS encoding S49 family peptidase, giving the protein MSNDNDNLNQPSAWQASTAAAPKKEGWEREVLEKLAFATLKEQRARRRWGIFFKFVTVALIAFALWMSFGPSVGDMENVGPHTALIKIDGTIEAKGAGDADSVISALTKAYADPGSVGLILQINSPGGSPVQAGIINDEMTRLRKKYPQKPLYVVVNEMCASGGYYIAVAADRIYVNKASLVGSIGVLMDGFGFTGTMEKLGVERRMLTAGNNKGFMDPFSPQTETQKHYAQDMLNEIHQQFIDVVRKGRGKRLKETPETFSGLVWTGAKSIELGLADGFGTVESVARDEFKSTNIVDYTQREGLSDRVLRKFGAAAGASAVKAITESAAPILK; this is encoded by the coding sequence ATGAGCAACGATAACGACAATTTGAATCAGCCATCCGCATGGCAGGCATCGACTGCAGCTGCACCGAAGAAGGAAGGCTGGGAGCGCGAGGTGCTGGAAAAGCTGGCCTTTGCCACGCTCAAGGAGCAAAGGGCACGTCGGCGTTGGGGCATTTTCTTTAAATTCGTCACGGTTGCGCTGATTGCCTTCGCGCTGTGGATGAGCTTTGGCCCATCGGTCGGCGATATGGAAAACGTTGGTCCGCATACTGCGCTGATCAAGATTGACGGCACGATAGAAGCGAAGGGGGCCGGCGATGCTGATTCCGTTATTTCGGCATTGACCAAAGCATATGCAGATCCGGGTTCGGTTGGTTTGATTTTACAAATCAATAGCCCGGGTGGCAGCCCGGTACAGGCCGGCATCATCAATGATGAAATGACGCGCCTGCGTAAAAAATATCCGCAAAAACCCTTGTATGTCGTGGTCAATGAAATGTGCGCATCCGGTGGTTATTACATCGCGGTGGCGGCGGATCGTATCTACGTCAACAAGGCCAGCCTGGTCGGTTCGATTGGTGTGTTGATGGATGGCTTCGGTTTCACCGGCACGATGGAAAAGCTCGGTGTCGAACGCCGCATGCTGACCGCAGGCAACAACAAGGGCTTTATGGATCCATTCAGCCCGCAGACCGAAACGCAAAAACACTATGCGCAAGACATGCTGAATGAAATCCATCAGCAATTCATCGACGTGGTGCGCAAGGGCCGTGGCAAGCGCCTGAAAGAAACACCGGAAACTTTCTCCGGCCTGGTATGGACCGGCGCCAAATCGATAGAGCTGGGCCTGGCTGATGGCTTTGGTACGGTAGAGAGTGTGGCGCGTGATGAATTTAAATCGACCAATATCGTCGACTACACACAGCGCGAAGGTTTGTCGGATCGTGTACTGCGGAAGTTTGGTGCAGCGGCAGGTGCTTCGGCCGTCAAGGCGATCACTGAATCAGCAGCGCCTATCCTGAAGTAA
- a CDS encoding SAM-dependent methyltransferase, whose product MPGILYLIPNTLGETQVADTDPLAHIIPQDVQNITARLDYFVAENAKTTRAFLKLIGTRNTLAKPIQEIRIAELNVNTEAKALPALLEPMLAGQDAGLISEAGVPAVADPGANLVRLAHARGIQVKPLVGPSSLLLAVMASGLSGQNFAFNGYLPIDAAARSKRIKQLEDRSRQEKQTQFFIETPYRNAGLLETLVNTCNPNTLLSIATDLTLSSEAIKTQTAARWKADLASGKTPDFHKKPTVFLLLADS is encoded by the coding sequence ATGCCAGGCATTCTCTACCTCATACCAAATACGCTGGGCGAGACCCAGGTCGCCGACACTGATCCGCTGGCCCATATCATTCCGCAAGACGTACAAAACATCACCGCCAGACTCGATTACTTCGTCGCGGAAAACGCCAAGACCACGCGCGCCTTCCTCAAACTGATAGGTACACGCAATACCCTGGCAAAGCCGATACAGGAAATACGCATCGCCGAACTCAACGTCAATACTGAAGCGAAAGCACTGCCTGCGCTGCTCGAACCCATGCTGGCGGGACAGGATGCCGGCCTGATATCGGAAGCCGGCGTGCCGGCAGTTGCAGATCCGGGTGCGAACCTGGTGCGCCTCGCACATGCGCGCGGCATCCAGGTCAAACCATTGGTGGGCCCGTCTTCCTTATTGCTGGCCGTCATGGCGAGCGGCCTGAGCGGACAAAACTTTGCCTTCAACGGTTACCTGCCTATCGATGCGGCAGCGCGCAGCAAGCGCATCAAGCAACTGGAAGATCGCTCGCGGCAGGAAAAGCAAACGCAATTCTTTATTGAAACACCGTATCGCAATGCCGGCTTGCTGGAAACATTGGTCAACACCTGCAATCCGAATACGCTGCTCAGCATTGCCACTGATCTCACCCTGTCATCGGAAGCGATCAAAACGCAAACTGCCGCGCGCTGGAAAGCCGACCTGGCATCCGGCAAGACGCCAGATTTCCATAAAAAACCAACGGTATTTTTATTGCTCGCAGATAGCTGA
- a CDS encoding Maf-like protein, translating into MPSLSPPARLILGSSSVYRKELLSRLGLPFEVMSPDIDETALPGETPAATALRLAQQKAAAIAARAPDALVIGSDQVATLDGAQIGKPGNHANALRQLQTMRGREVIFHTALCLFDGRSGISSPQIQLDNIQTFVTFRDLPDAELDAYLRIEQPYDCAGSAKNEGLGIAILEKISSSDPTALTGLPLIALTGMLRRANISFFNN; encoded by the coding sequence ATGCCCTCTTTATCCCCGCCAGCACGCCTGATCCTCGGTTCCAGCTCGGTTTACCGCAAGGAATTGCTATCCCGACTGGGCCTGCCCTTCGAGGTCATGTCGCCGGATATCGACGAAACCGCACTGCCCGGCGAGACTCCGGCGGCCACGGCGTTGCGATTAGCACAACAAAAAGCCGCGGCGATTGCAGCCAGGGCACCGGATGCGCTGGTCATCGGGTCGGACCAGGTCGCCACGTTGGACGGCGCGCAGATAGGCAAACCGGGTAATCACGCGAATGCCTTGCGGCAATTACAAACTATGCGCGGCCGCGAAGTGATCTTCCATACCGCACTGTGCCTGTTCGATGGCCGCAGCGGTATTTCGTCGCCGCAGATCCAGCTGGACAATATCCAGACCTTTGTCACCTTCCGCGACCTGCCGGATGCCGAACTGGATGCTTACTTGCGCATAGAACAGCCCTACGATTGTGCCGGCAGCGCGAAAAACGAAGGTTTGGGCATCGCCATCCTGGAAAAAATCAGCAGCAGCGACCCGACCGCCCTCACCGGCCTGCCCTTGATTGCCTTGACCGGCATGCTGCGTCGCGCCAACATCAGCTTCTTCAACAATTAA
- a CDS encoding DUF177 domain-containing protein produces MNAFVIDAFEFSRHREQREGDVAIADLPRLAAESVNMPASLHWSLHGGTDGLGHPQLIMSVSGSIHLMCQRCMTPLKLDIASESVLILAKNDEHADEIDALLADDTIDVIVGSKTLNVTDLIEDEALLAIPLAPKHDVCPDNAAVESAMSARKPSPFDVLKGMKQ; encoded by the coding sequence ATGAATGCTTTTGTAATTGACGCCTTCGAGTTCAGTCGGCATAGAGAGCAGCGTGAAGGCGACGTTGCAATCGCTGATTTGCCGCGGCTTGCTGCAGAATCCGTAAATATGCCTGCATCGCTGCATTGGTCTTTGCATGGTGGTACTGATGGACTGGGCCACCCGCAACTGATTATGTCGGTATCCGGCTCAATTCATTTGATGTGCCAGCGTTGCATGACGCCACTGAAACTCGATATTGCATCGGAATCCGTGCTGATTCTTGCAAAAAACGATGAGCACGCTGATGAAATTGACGCGTTGCTGGCAGACGACACCATAGACGTGATTGTCGGATCGAAGACATTGAATGTCACCGATCTGATTGAGGATGAGGCTTTGTTGGCGATTCCTCTGGCGCCTAAGCACGATGTGTGTCCTGACAATGCAGCAGTTGAAAGTGCGATGAGTGCAAGAAAGCCATCGCCCTTCGACGTGCTGAAAGGTATGAAGCAATAG
- the rpmF gene encoding 50S ribosomal protein L32, with protein sequence MAVQQNKKTPSKRGMHRSHDFLVAPQLSVEPTTGETHMRHHISPNGFYRGRKVLKTKNDE encoded by the coding sequence ATGGCTGTTCAACAAAACAAAAAGACACCGTCGAAACGCGGTATGCACCGTTCGCACGACTTCCTGGTTGCTCCGCAACTGAGCGTTGAGCCAACCACCGGTGAAACACACATGCGTCACCATATCAGCCCTAACGGCTTTTATCGTGGCCGTAAAGTCCTGAAAACCAAAAACGACGAATAA
- the plsX gene encoding phosphate acyltransferase PlsX, producing MTIKISIDCMGGDHGPSVTIPAAISFVESEPDAELILVGLEETLLAELKKHKASEHPRLSIVNATEVVTMDDPLEIALRRKKDSSMRVAINLVKQGNADACVSAGNTGALMAISRYVLKTLPGVNRPAICSILPNQKDGPTYMLDLGANVDCEPQHLHQFALMGSALVSAMEGNPRPTVGLLNVGEEDIKGNEVVKQTAVLLRADHELGRLNFYGNVEGNDIFKGTTDIVVCDGFVGNVTLKASEGLGRFVKSVLTTEFKSSPLNMLGALIARGALKAISQRMNPSRYNGGSLLGLRGLVFKSHGGADAYGYQWAIKRAFDAAKYDVLTRISTKIADLMPQSAATPEDSAGAIPNATIEP from the coding sequence ATGACAATTAAAATATCTATCGACTGTATGGGTGGCGATCACGGCCCCTCAGTCACCATTCCCGCCGCTATTTCGTTTGTCGAGAGCGAGCCAGACGCCGAGCTTATTTTAGTCGGGCTGGAAGAAACGCTTTTGGCCGAACTGAAAAAACACAAGGCCAGCGAACATCCGCGTCTATCGATCGTGAATGCGACCGAGGTCGTGACGATGGACGACCCCCTCGAAATTGCTTTGCGCCGCAAGAAGGATTCTTCCATGCGCGTAGCGATCAATCTCGTCAAGCAAGGCAATGCCGATGCCTGTGTCTCGGCCGGTAATACGGGTGCGCTAATGGCGATCTCGCGTTATGTGCTCAAGACCTTGCCCGGTGTAAATCGTCCCGCTATTTGCAGCATCCTTCCGAATCAAAAAGACGGCCCTACCTATATGCTCGACCTCGGCGCCAATGTCGATTGCGAGCCGCAGCATTTGCATCAATTCGCATTGATGGGTTCTGCGCTGGTATCGGCGATGGAAGGCAATCCACGTCCTACCGTCGGTTTGCTGAATGTCGGCGAAGAAGATATCAAGGGTAATGAAGTGGTCAAGCAAACCGCAGTCCTGCTGCGCGCTGACCATGAATTGGGCCGCTTGAATTTCTACGGTAACGTGGAAGGCAATGACATATTCAAGGGTACTACCGATATCGTCGTCTGCGATGGTTTCGTCGGCAATGTTACGTTGAAGGCTTCCGAAGGTCTGGGGCGTTTCGTCAAGAGCGTGCTGACCACCGAATTCAAAAGCAGTCCGCTGAATATGCTGGGTGCATTGATCGCGCGCGGTGCCCTGAAAGCAATTTCCCAAAGAATGAATCCTTCTCGCTACAATGGCGGCAGTTTGCTGGGCCTGCGTGGCCTGGTATTCAAGAGTCATGGTGGGGCTGATGCCTATGGTTATCAGTGGGCCATCAAGCGTGCGTTTGACGCCGCCAAGTACGATGTATTGACGCGCATTTCGACAAAGATTGCCGATCTGATGCCGCAGTCTGCAGCGACGCCGGAAGATTCCGCTGGTGCAATACCTAATGCAACAATAGAACCATAG
- a CDS encoding beta-ketoacyl-ACP synthase III produces the protein MTIYSKIIGTGSYLPPNRVTNQELTAQLASNGIETSDEWIVSRSGISARHYADAGVQSSDLAVEAAKRALEMAKLGVDDVDLIILATSTPDFFGGFPSTACVVQRKLGITNDCAAVDVQAVCSGFVYAVSIADNFIKAGTHKNVLVIGAEVFSRIIDFEDRTTCVLFGDGAGAVLMTASQEPGVLATKLHANGNYGDILCLPGKVSKGVVEGSAFLYMDGPAVFKLAVSVLDKVAHEALEIAGMQSSEVDWIIPHQANIRIMQSTAKKLGLGMDKMIVTVDQHGNTSAASIPMALDVGVRDGRIKPGQNVMMEGVGGGFTWGAVLARM, from the coding sequence ATGACTATTTACAGCAAAATTATCGGTACAGGCAGCTATCTGCCACCTAACCGTGTGACCAACCAGGAATTGACCGCGCAACTGGCCAGCAACGGCATAGAAACCTCGGATGAATGGATTGTGTCGCGTAGCGGTATTTCGGCACGTCATTACGCAGATGCGGGCGTGCAATCGAGCGACCTGGCAGTGGAAGCGGCCAAGCGCGCGCTTGAGATGGCCAAGCTCGGCGTTGACGATGTCGACCTGATCATCCTCGCCACGTCGACACCGGATTTCTTCGGTGGTTTCCCAAGCACTGCCTGCGTGGTACAACGCAAGCTCGGCATCACCAATGATTGCGCTGCGGTGGACGTGCAAGCAGTATGCAGCGGCTTCGTGTATGCGGTGTCGATCGCCGACAACTTTATCAAGGCCGGTACGCATAAGAACGTTCTGGTAATCGGTGCTGAAGTATTTTCGCGCATCATCGATTTTGAAGATCGCACCACTTGCGTGCTGTTTGGTGACGGCGCCGGCGCAGTGCTGATGACTGCATCGCAAGAGCCGGGTGTACTGGCAACCAAATTGCACGCGAATGGTAATTACGGCGATATCCTGTGCCTGCCTGGCAAGGTCAGCAAGGGTGTGGTCGAAGGCAGCGCTTTCCTGTACATGGATGGTCCTGCAGTATTTAAACTGGCAGTGTCAGTGCTGGATAAAGTCGCGCACGAAGCGCTGGAAATCGCCGGCATGCAATCTTCCGAAGTCGACTGGATCATTCCGCATCAGGCGAATATCCGTATCATGCAAAGCACGGCCAAGAAGCTCGGCCTCGGCATGGACAAAATGATCGTGACCGTTGACCAACACGGTAATACTTCGGCTGCCTCGATTCCTATGGCGCTCGACGTCGGCGTACGCGATGGTCGTATCAAGCCGGGCCAGAACGTCATGATGGAAGGTGTAGGCGGCGGCTTTACCTGGGGCGCGGTGCTGGCACGGATGTGA
- the fabD gene encoding ACP S-malonyltransferase, with translation MSKFAFVFPGQGSQAIGMLNGFADNAVVQQTLAEASDALQFDLAKLISEGPKEELDLTTNTQPVMLTAAVAMYRAWIAAGGKTPALVAGHSLGEYSALVAAGVIAFKDAVPLVRFRAKAMQEAVPVGQGGMAAILGLSDADVLAVCAEAAQGDVVEAVNFNAPAQVVIAGHKAAIERACEVAKAKGAKRALSLPVSAPFHSSLLKPASDRLREYMATLTFNAPQIPLINNVDVAIVSDVDGIKDALVRQAANPVRWVESVQKMAAEGITDVVECGPGKVLAGLTKRINGELTGHAIVDQASLDAVLELLK, from the coding sequence ATGAGCAAATTCGCATTCGTATTTCCAGGGCAAGGATCGCAAGCGATCGGTATGCTCAATGGTTTCGCTGACAACGCAGTTGTGCAGCAAACACTGGCAGAAGCATCGGACGCATTGCAGTTCGACCTGGCCAAACTGATTTCCGAAGGTCCGAAGGAAGAGCTGGACCTGACCACCAATACCCAGCCTGTGATGCTGACCGCAGCCGTCGCGATGTATCGCGCATGGATTGCTGCCGGCGGCAAGACACCGGCACTGGTGGCCGGCCACAGCCTTGGTGAATATTCGGCACTGGTTGCCGCAGGCGTGATCGCATTCAAGGATGCAGTGCCACTGGTGCGTTTCCGCGCCAAAGCGATGCAGGAAGCGGTTCCGGTCGGGCAGGGCGGTATGGCTGCGATCCTGGGCCTGTCGGATGCGGACGTATTGGCTGTGTGCGCAGAAGCGGCGCAAGGCGATGTCGTCGAAGCCGTCAACTTCAATGCACCGGCACAAGTCGTGATCGCCGGTCACAAGGCGGCAATCGAACGTGCATGCGAAGTGGCCAAGGCGAAGGGCGCAAAACGCGCATTGTCGCTGCCGGTATCCGCACCTTTCCATTCGTCCTTGCTGAAGCCTGCATCGGATCGTTTGCGCGAATATATGGCAACGCTGACTTTCAATGCGCCACAGATTCCATTGATCAATAACGTCGATGTTGCGATTGTCAGCGATGTGGACGGGATCAAGGACGCGCTGGTGCGCCAGGCTGCGAATCCGGTGCGCTGGGTTGAGTCGGTGCAAAAAATGGCGGCAGAAGGTATTACCGACGTCGTCGAATGCGGCCCGGGCAAGGTACTGGCCGGTTTGACCAAGCGTATCAACGGTGAGTTGACCGGACACGCGATTGTCGATCAAGCGTCGCTGGACGCTGTTTTGGAGCTTTTGAAATAA
- the fabG gene encoding 3-oxoacyl-ACP reductase FabG, with protein sequence MTTVDLSGQVALVTGASRGIGRAIAQELAKLGAKVIGTATSESGAAAISEYLGNGGKGVVLDVNDAARSVALIDEIQKEFGAVSILVNNAGITQDQLAMRMKDEEWDSVIATNLTAVGRLSRAVLRGMMKAKTGRIINITSVVGSSGNAGQMNYAAAKAGVAGMSRALAREIGSRNITVNCIAPGFIDTDMTKTLSEQQIAALLQQVPLGRLGVPEDIAAAVSFLASPQASYITGTTLHVNGGMYMN encoded by the coding sequence ATGACTACAGTTGATTTGAGTGGCCAGGTCGCCCTGGTAACCGGCGCTTCGCGTGGTATCGGTCGTGCCATCGCACAGGAACTGGCTAAGCTGGGCGCTAAGGTAATTGGTACCGCAACGTCGGAATCCGGCGCTGCAGCGATTTCCGAATACCTGGGCAATGGCGGCAAGGGTGTCGTGCTGGACGTCAATGACGCCGCGCGCTCAGTAGCCCTGATCGATGAAATCCAGAAGGAATTCGGCGCAGTCAGCATCCTCGTCAATAATGCCGGCATCACCCAGGATCAATTGGCGATGCGGATGAAGGACGAAGAGTGGGATAGCGTCATTGCGACCAACCTGACTGCGGTAGGACGCTTGTCGCGTGCGGTATTGCGCGGCATGATGAAGGCTAAAACCGGTCGTATTATCAACATAACATCAGTTGTCGGTTCGTCCGGCAATGCCGGGCAAATGAATTATGCTGCGGCCAAGGCTGGTGTAGCTGGCATGAGTCGTGCTCTGGCACGTGAGATCGGTAGCCGCAACATTACCGTCAATTGCATCGCACCTGGTTTTATTGATACGGATATGACGAAAACCCTGAGCGAGCAGCAAATTGCTGCCCTGCTGCAACAGGTTCCGTTAGGACGTCTGGGCGTGCCGGAAGACATCGCTGCTGCAGTGAGTTTCCTCGCATCGCCTCAGGCGAGTTACATTACTGGTACCACGTTGCACGTCAACGGCGGTATGTATATGAACTAA
- the acpP gene encoding acyl carrier protein gives MSDIEQRVKKIVAEQLGVAEADIKIESSFVDDLGADSLDTVELVMALEDEFEMEIPDEQAEKITTVQQAIDYAKAHVKA, from the coding sequence ATGTCGGATATCGAACAACGCGTTAAGAAAATCGTCGCTGAACAACTGGGCGTCGCTGAAGCAGACATCAAAATCGAATCGTCCTTCGTTGACGATCTGGGCGCTGACTCGCTGGATACCGTTGAACTCGTAATGGCACTCGAAGACGAATTCGAAATGGAAATCCCTGACGAACAAGCTGAAAAAATCACTACAGTGCAGCAGGCGATTGATTACGCCAAGGCACACGTAAAAGCGTAA
- the fabF gene encoding beta-ketoacyl-ACP synthase II, with protein sequence MSRSSKRRVVVTGLGCISPVGNTVADAWNSLLAGQSGIATITKFDASPFSTHFAGEVKNFNIEDYIPAKEARHMDTFIHYGVAAGMQAMRDSGLVVTEENAERIGVIVGSGIGGLPLIEDTHAELTNRGPRRISPFFVPASIINMISGHLSIIYGLKGPNLAIVTACTTGLHSIGAAGRMIEYGDADVMIAGGAESTISPLGLGGFASARALSSRNDDPATASRPWDKDRDGFVLGEGAGVMVLEEYEHAKARGAKIYAELVGFGMSGDAYHITAPNMDGPRRSMTNALKSAEIAADQVQYLNAHGTSTPLGDKNETDAVKAAFGAHAKKLTVNSTKSMTGHLLGGAGGLESVFTVLALHHQISPPTINIFNQDPECDLDYCANNAREIPIQYAMKNNFGFGGTNGTLIFGKV encoded by the coding sequence TTGAGCCGCTCTAGTAAACGTCGTGTCGTCGTCACTGGTCTTGGTTGTATTTCTCCCGTCGGCAACACTGTCGCAGACGCATGGAATTCGCTTCTTGCAGGGCAATCTGGCATTGCAACCATCACCAAGTTTGATGCGTCACCCTTCAGCACACATTTTGCTGGAGAAGTAAAAAACTTCAATATCGAGGACTACATCCCCGCTAAAGAAGCGCGCCACATGGATACATTCATCCACTACGGCGTGGCAGCTGGCATGCAGGCAATGCGAGACAGCGGCTTGGTTGTGACGGAAGAGAATGCCGAACGTATTGGCGTCATCGTCGGGTCCGGTATCGGTGGCTTGCCACTGATCGAAGATACCCACGCTGAATTGACCAATCGTGGCCCACGTCGCATCAGCCCGTTCTTTGTGCCTGCGTCCATCATCAACATGATTTCGGGTCACCTATCGATCATTTACGGTCTGAAGGGACCGAATCTGGCGATAGTGACAGCCTGTACCACTGGTTTGCATTCGATCGGCGCTGCCGGTCGCATGATCGAATACGGTGATGCGGATGTCATGATTGCAGGTGGTGCTGAATCGACGATTTCACCGCTGGGCCTGGGTGGTTTCGCTTCCGCACGTGCCTTGTCGTCGCGCAACGATGATCCTGCTACGGCTTCCCGTCCATGGGATAAAGACCGTGACGGTTTCGTCCTGGGCGAGGGCGCCGGTGTGATGGTGCTGGAAGAGTACGAGCATGCGAAAGCACGCGGTGCAAAAATCTATGCTGAGCTGGTTGGTTTCGGCATGAGCGGCGATGCTTATCACATCACTGCTCCAAACATGGATGGCCCACGTCGCAGCATGACGAATGCATTGAAGAGCGCGGAAATCGCTGCCGATCAAGTGCAGTACCTGAATGCGCATGGCACGTCGACCCCGTTGGGCGATAAGAACGAAACAGATGCAGTGAAAGCCGCGTTCGGCGCACATGCGAAGAAGCTGACAGTCAACTCGACAAAATCGATGACAGGTCACTTGCTCGGTGGTGCCGGCGGACTTGAGTCGGTATTTACCGTACTCGCCCTGCATCATCAGATTTCGCCGCCTACGATCAATATCTTCAATCAGGATCCGGAATGTGATCTCGACTACTGCGCTAATAACGCGCGCGAGATTCCTATTCAGTACGCCATGAAAAATAACTTCGGTTTTGGCGGTACGAACGGCACCTTGATTTTTGGTAAAGTCTGA